The following nucleotide sequence is from Hippopotamus amphibius kiboko isolate mHipAmp2 chromosome 11, mHipAmp2.hap2, whole genome shotgun sequence.
ACACTGGCGGTCTGTAGACTCATTCAAAGGGATGCAAGATAAGTCAGGCAGTTTTCCAACTCTGTTTCCAGTCTAAAAAAACACTGGCAGCAGTGGCATTGCTTTCTTTGAGTCATACAGTGATAATTCCACAAGGAGGAATCTGATTCTAAGGCTATGTAAGGCTTTGATGCGAAATTAATCatcaggacagaaaaaaaaaatccccacaaaTATTGGGAGTTCAGCCATTAGTAACTACTGATTGTTTTGCATGACAGCGGCAGAAAGGATAGGGTGGGAGTGGTGGTGGTGAACAGCTGCAGCTTCAAGGAAGCAAGAAAGAGAGCATTTTAAACAGACAAGCAGGTCTGAAATACTGCACCGGTCCTTGGCAGCCTCTGCTCCAAGACTGATTCCTTATGACTTCTAAGTGAAAAACTTTAGGAGGATTTTCAGGTCACTGTTTctgatctcaaaaaaaaaaaaaatctttatttccatCTGTATTTTACAGAAGGGATCCTATAATTCTGATAGGAGCTTTCGCCATTTCTCTAGTGACACCAGTGAACATTATACACAGTAaaaggatttgtgtgtgtgtgtgtgtgtgcacgtgcgcaaGATAAATATGTTAGGACACCTTCTAAAAAGATAAGGAACTTCTGTAGTCCACTGAAAGCAAGAGACACTTGGGTAAAGCAGCAACTGCAAGGCCTTTAGCAGCGTGTGAGGTTCTGAGCTAGATAAGCACAGTTACACATGAAGGAGAGAGTTAGACAAAAACCTTTAAAATCTTCCGATCTCCTCTGACCACGGTAATATAACTTCATCTACACCTCTGAGGCAGGAACACTGTAGCAGAAAAAATTCAGAGACAAAGGCAAGGAAAATGgtgacataaaaataaatcctgCTAGGCCAAATAtggtacttatttttaaaataatctctctgTGCAAGTAACAAactgatcacacacacacacacacacacacacacacacacacacacacacacacacacggtacaAGAATAAACAAGCTCTTCTAATTCATATCCACACACTGGGTTGGAAAGTATTAGTGCAAATTCTGCTGACCTGCAGCATTCAGTCCATAAACTTTGGATATCCTAGACGAGCCATCAGTGTCCAGCAGATGTTTTCAATCAGTTTAATTTCATCTCTAGGCAAGCTCTGTTTCCACACATTAGTATTAGTTGGTGATATTTCCCCTTCATAGGGAAGATAGAAGAGGTTCGTGGAGGTGGCAAACAATATTTGGTTTAAACTAGCAGGAGACAAAGGGATTCCAAGAAAGGCAAAAATCCTTTCGGTGGTTTTCTGAGGAAAATGCACAATATCTTCAAACTTGACCAGCTGGTAGCGGGTAGGCAGCAGGTCTGTGTTGATCCGCAGGGCTGCTGCGGTGTTTGCCAGCCACACGTGAGCCAGCAGGGCGACGGCCTGTGGCCTGGGTTTTGATAATTCTTTCCTCAACGATTCATACTCGGAAGCGTAGCCCGAATTTAAGTTACATTTGCCTTTACCTCCCTCTATTTTAAACAGTTTAGCTAAGTGCTCTGGTACATTCTTCAAAGAGTAAAGACTTGGTTTACTACTGTACAGCATCGAATAAATCCACGCACGAGGGTCCCTCACCACGTACAAGGCCCTCATCGAAGGTCCTAAAACTTCGTGAAAGAGATGCAGCTTTAAGGTCCAGCTCCCACTGCTCAAGCTGAGCACGGGCCGCGCGCTGGGGTAATGGACCAGGTGTCTCCTCAGAGCCCGAATGTATTCAGCGTCTCTATCAAAGGCGCCTTTCATTCTGCTTCTTTGTTCTGGCAAAGACTCCCTccttttcaactttctttttctgtccttaCTCGTGGTAAAATATTGGGCCAGTTTACCCCTACTGGGTTCGTGCAGATGGATGTTTTGCAAATGGAGTTTTGTGTCTTGGACCAAGGATTGCAACCAGCCTCGGAGTAAACGGAAATGCACGCCGTGGACATCTGATGCCTTCCATTCACAGGCATCCACAAAGGAGTCGATCTCAAAGTCAGTTTCAGGGATGTCAATGTAGGCTGTGGGAACCCTGATGTAGAGAAAGTCACTGCTGTTGAAGAAAAGTTGTTTGAGAATTTCGGCCCCTGAACCAGGAAGTGAGGTAATGACGACATCGGGAAGATCGGCGCGGTGCCCTTCGGGAGACACAGCCTTGGCGCTGGCCTCGGCCTCCGGCCTTGCCCATTTTGCACAGATGGGCTGCGTGCAAGTGCTCCACACATCCAGCAGCTCAACGAACCACAAGGCAATAACAAGGATGAGGATCCACCGCATTAGCTTTCTAAAAGAAAGGTAAAACCGCCACTGAAAAGTTAAGATCACCAAGCTGATGCACAAAATCAACCCAACTGCTACGTTAAATTTAAATCCAAAGGGGAAAATAACTCTGTCACGTCTTTCGGGCTTCACTATAGCTTGAGTGCCCAAACCAAACTGGGTGATTTGGACCTGATCAGCCACACTGGCAAAGCCACCAAATCCCAGGTAATCGAACCTCGTCTTCAAGTTTTGGTAGTCAGTTACAACAGAAACAACATGTTCAGTATTATTGACATTGAGAGAAATCTGCAGTCCAGAATTGGAATTATCAATAAATCTGCAGCTGGAAACGTTGACATAGGGCCCATAAAAGACATAAGCGATTCTTGTAACTGTGGATTCCATCTGAAAtgtcacattaacaaactgagtCCACCGTTTCTTAAATTCAGCAGCTTGCTCTGCTTCCTGTATACTAGCAATGGGGCTACGGCCACGATGGTCAAACCAAAACATCTTGTAGTGTGCATCCCACACGTCCATCATGGCGCCATTATACCTGTTCATGAACCTGTATGGGATGTACTTAAAATCAATGTCCAGATTATGGAAGAAGGCACTGACAGATTCTATTGGGGAATCTTCTTGCCTCTCGACGTGATCAACAACTAACAGAGTCTGAGAATTTAAAAGAAGCAAAGCCCGATACACGCTTTTCAGCTTCATTGCTGAGGAGTAGGCAGCCACTGCTTCCCCACTCACAAATATCATGTCCCCATGCTGCGAGGCAGTGATGACCTCCCCCGCTGCATCCCCAACCTCCTCACCCGTCCACCGGAGCCACTGCGCACACTCGCCCAGCTGACCTTCCCAGGGCTTATTGCACTGGCTTGTGGGTGATGGAGCAAACACTAGTACGTTGTTAAGGTGGCTCAGCTTGGGTCCATAGAGAGCTTCGGAAACAAACACCTGCCCGTTGGGGGCAAAAGTAAATGAGTTCTGATCTGGATGTTCATGTCCTGGGTTAAAGCTTCTCCACCCATCGATCCAGGAGTATGGTTGGAAGTGAACTATGTCATACACAGCTCGCCCTCCTAGCTTCCCAGATTTAAAAGACACAAAGGTATTGGTCTGTGTATTTGGCAACCCAGCCCCATAAGTGACAACACCCCAGTTAGGGAACATGTGCATTTTTGCAGTGCCATATTCCGCAGGAGGCTGGGGGGTGAGCTGAGGGTCATACCAGATGTATTCCGTGTGAAGAGTACTCCACCTCTGGGCAGTAGAGGGGACCATCGGTCCATCTTTAGGTCGGTGCTTTCTGATTTGCTGAGCTAACCAATTTCCAGCTCCATTCTTTAAGACGAACTTATCCAAAAAAACTAACTGGCTCTCGGGACCATAAAACCAATTATAATTGGAATCTGCTATACCCACAGTTCTTTGGAAGCCTGGCAAAAGGGTGGCATAATAGAACCAAAAGTGCATTTTTAACCAGTTATTGTCCAAGTTGTTGATATTAAAATGGCGCTGGGCCAGAAAAACATACTGGGTGACTGACTTAGCTGTGTAGCTTCCGTAGGCCACACCTTCATCCAAAGAACCATCGACAATATGATTCAACAGAAACATCGTCTTTTCCATCACATCGACTACAACCTGCTTCCACAGATTTACTTTAGATCCTTTATCTACCCCCGTCACCAAGGCCCCGGTGAGTAATGCGATCATATTAGTAGCTTGGTGGTTATGAAGCAGCTGTTTGCCCCATGAGCGGACCTTGGAATACTCATACATTTCCTCAGTAATAACCCatattttttctagatatttttgtctTCGATGATCATCTAAGAAGTTATATAAAAAGTCAAAGGCAGTGGCAAAGCCTGTTAAGGAATGGCCAACTGGAACCTCATCCCCTGGTGCGTTCTCTACCAGCCAGTCTTTGTAGCCCACCATCCTGTCCATATATTCCAAGACAAATTCAAAGGCAACTCTGTCTTCCGGGCATAACAAACAGTACAGTGCTAAAGGAGGCAGATTGTTACCATAAATTTCATTCCACTTGGCAGCAAAATCAGCATGCTTGGATGGAGGTAGGTAGTATGTCGGGTTAGACAGCATAGCTGTCACTGCACTTCTGATAGCTCTAAAAAGATGCAGATGGCTTGTGCGAGACTTTTGCCTCATTGCTTGGATCTCTCCAGCATCAAAATATAAACGTGGGTGAAGCATACTTTTCTTCAGCTTTTGGTTGGGTCTGGTATCTTGCACTTTCTGTGTCTTAAACTGATCTATGTCATCTGTGAAAACTGCCCAGTCAGAGTAATTGCTCACAGAGTCCTCAAAAGTAGAGAAAGCAAACATGGCTAatactacaaataagaaatgtccTGTAAACACTAACGCCATGATCCATGGGGGAGCTCCTTTCCTCAGGCATACATGTCACACACAGTGCTCAACGTGTTTCCCATCTGCTGAGCATGAAACATACATTTAAGGCCTTgataaaacaaagactgtaaatCATATACGCTGTGAAATCCAGCTGACATTCGGCTCATTCAAAGCCAGTACAGTTGCCAGAGAGAAAACTTACACTGTGGATCTGTTTCCGTGATGCAGTGTTGCTTCCAATTAAACTTCAAGGAATGGTAAAACCTCTAATTTTCTCATATCACCCAGCAAACAGGTGGAGATAGTCAAAAATACCATGAATTCACGATTTACTTCCTTGACATAAATCTACCGAACTTGAAGAGTCATAAAACACGCtgtttaagaaagagaaaaaaaaaaaaaaagaaagaaagaaaggaaaaagcactCCAAAATCCAAATTAAGACGTCATTCCTGACACAGGAAACCATCACCAGTGATAAGATCATCAAACAGGTCTGATGCCTTTGCCTGTGTGCGCTCAAAGCAGTTGACGAAGTACTGAAATTCTTGGAGCAAACTGGGTTGTTACTCTGCTCAGCTTTTTACACTTCttgctttgagaattttttttctttctccatttttgggAGAAAAACATCCTCAACAAGTGTTCAAAGTCCTACTTGGTTTTAAAACACGATTCCTGCCCTCATTTCAGATCTGTCTTTTTCAGGCTTACTTACTCATCAGCCTATTATGACCCAGAGAAAGCATTTTCCCATCTTCTTTTATCAGCTTCATCGGTACAACTATGAAAATCTAATCTCTTCAGCCACCTAGAAGGTACTTCGCTTCCAAATATGAAGTAATCACCAGCTGGGAAAGAAAACTCCCCTTCCACCAGCACTGACgtctcttttctgttccttttccatGACACTCCTTTCTGgggggaaaacaaaacagaaatcctCTGAGGCTACAGGTACGCTGGGAGTGGACATAAACAGAATGTTGAACTGTTCTACCGTCTCTTGacagaaattttagaatcatAGTAAGATCTGTTGTTCTTAAGTACACAATCTAAGTTAGaccaaatgatttcttttttctaacaCTTTTCAGTGCACGTATCAGGATAACAATGGTGGCAGAAGACAAGCGGCTACAAGATATAACCTCCCCAAGAGTATTTATTTTAACTGTGCCTTGCTTTAGTCATTTAAAACGTTTTTATTCAAATGCAGCTAACAGATGAGTCCTGCTGTCATTCTTGTTTTGATTACAAAAGACTCAGAGACAAAAAGGGAAAGCTGAAAGGACCCTTATGATTTCGGGTGAGGGCTTAACTTTGAAGGGCTCAGAAGGTGTCTTCACCGGGGAACTACTTAAGAGCAGTCCCTTCTCTCGAAGGAGAAATCGTGACGACGTGTGGGAGCGAGAAACTGAGGTTCTGCTCCAATCTCGCTCCCCTGGCCCGGTTGTCCATCCTTACGAGAAGCCACCAGAGGGAGCTCAGACCCAGACTCAAGGAGCAGCTTCGCGGCTGCCCGTCTTCGGTCCTGAAGAACCCAACCAAGTTTCAGTCTTGGACAAGTCTCCTCTCCGCAGGAAACAGTAACGCTAGGAGTTTCCCGATCTGCCCCGCCTGTTGCATTTTTTGGTTCGCTTCCTACGAACACGCCAACTCCATCCTCCGCTCCCCACCCCCGAGCCCTGGCTGTGGTCTGGGGGCCGGAGACCCCTAAATGGCCAAGTCCGCTTACCTCGGCGGGTCCGGACGGGGTCTTCCGGCGGCGGTGGGCCCCGATGAGACGGAGGCGGAGAGTTGGCGAAAACTGCTCTGCCCGGGGAGCCGCGCCGCGCAGCCCCCGCGGGGCTCCGATCGCCCCCGGCCCGGCGCCCCCCGCGCTCCCACGGGCTGCGGCCCCGCGTTCGCGCCCAGCCCGGCGCCGCGCGGACACGCCCGTCCTCGGGGAGCGCCGCACGcccccagggcagccccaggCCGCGGATGGCCGATCGCCGCGCGGCGGGCGCTCGCGGGGACGCCGTGTCCAGCGGGGCGCGGGCGTCCCCCAGAACGCGatgccgccgcggccgccgctgcTCGGCGCCAGCTCCGGCCGCGCCGCCCGGGGAGGGCGAGAGAAGGCGacgcgggccgggggcggggcgggaacGGCCGGGGGCGGGGAAGTGGCGGGGCCTCGGGACCTCGGGGCGCGGGGAGAGCAAGAACGGGCGCCGCgagcggcggggcgggggcggggctggaaggcggtggggcggggccgggggcggggccggtcACTTCTCGAACCCGAATCCGAACCCGAACTCGAGGGGCTCGGAGCGTGCGTGTTCCCGGCTGCCGGGCCAGCAGAGCCCGGGGAGGGAGAAATTTGGGGGTGGGAGTGTCTGAAAACCTCTCCCTGCCTTCCGAGTCCCGCTGTTTCCACTTTGGTTGCGGGGAGAGGGCCAGCCTAACAGGGCTAGGAGTGGGAGGAAGATAGAGGAGGTTCTGGGCCTCTTTACAAATGATGGGGGAAGCGGGGGCGGGCGGGGTGACGCTGTGGGATGTCAGGGATCACTCTTAAGGAAGAGCAAGGGCTGAGAAAGGGAGGAATGTGAGGAAGCCTGGCTGAGGTTGCTGTcgtttagaaatgcaaaatcaatACACCGAATTAACATGAGACTGGCTTCAGGAGCACAGATGTTAAGGATCAGGGGAAAACCAAAAAGACTAATCAGCTTTATTGATTGGAATAATTTCCCCGGCAGTATAAATATGGGAAGGTATGGGACAAACAGGTGGAAGGAGCCTCTTTCTTATTAAAGAAGTGGAACCTGGAATTCAGTAAAGACCCACGGGCAGCGAAGACTGTGTGGCTGTTACTGTGATACGTGTGTGCAATTCCAGACCTTGGAAATCGGAGAGCAGCTGTGATTCCTGTGGTACTGGACATATGGAACTTCTCACAAACATCTGAGATTACACTTGGACATGAGTCAACCTAAGGTCTGCTGTCTACTATCACAAATAACTTAGTAATGATAGGAATACAGTGAAATATCAGTTGTTGGAAATAAACCAGTCCCCAGTTGGGGATTGATGACGCCTTCAGTTTCCTCCTAAACCATCCCGTTTTGGTAAAATGGACACATATGtctattaaaaagtaaatgtctTGCTTAGATCACTTCCTGGTAAACCAAATAGTAGATTGTTGCTAGCCGAATAAATGTCAAAGTAATTTACCTTGGGCGTGAAACATGGCCTCTGCCTCCTCATCAGTCTTCTGTTTTGTCCCCTTGGGAACCCTACCCCAGTCCAAATAGCCAGTCGTGCTTTCACTTTGCTGCTTCTGTAAGTATGTTTGTCCTGTTCCTTCCTGGGTAGCATCCTCTGTCCAACACCCCCATTGACTAGCTGAAATCTTTTTTGACTCTTGAAGTTCTCTTATCATACTTGTTTCAGCTCAG
It contains:
- the DSEL gene encoding dermatan-sulfate epimerase-like protein; translated protein: MALVFTGHFLFVVLAMFAFSTFEDSVSNYSDWAVFTDDIDQFKTQKVQDTRPNQKLKKSMLHPRLYFDAGEIQAMRQKSRTSHLHLFRAIRSAVTAMLSNPTYYLPPSKHADFAAKWNEIYGNNLPPLALYCLLCPEDRVAFEFVLEYMDRMVGYKDWLVENAPGDEVPVGHSLTGFATAFDFLYNFLDDHRRQKYLEKIWVITEEMYEYSKVRSWGKQLLHNHQATNMIALLTGALVTGVDKGSKVNLWKQVVVDVMEKTMFLLNHIVDGSLDEGVAYGSYTAKSVTQYVFLAQRHFNINNLDNNWLKMHFWFYYATLLPGFQRTVGIADSNYNWFYGPESQLVFLDKFVLKNGAGNWLAQQIRKHRPKDGPMVPSTAQRWSTLHTEYIWYDPQLTPQPPAEYGTAKMHMFPNWGVVTYGAGLPNTQTNTFVSFKSGKLGGRAVYDIVHFQPYSWIDGWRSFNPGHEHPDQNSFTFAPNGQVFVSEALYGPKLSHLNNVLVFAPSPTSQCNKPWEGQLGECAQWLRWTGEEVGDAAGEVITASQHGDMIFVSGEAVAAYSSAMKLKSVYRALLLLNSQTLLVVDHVERQEDSPIESVSAFFHNLDIDFKYIPYRFMNRYNGAMMDVWDAHYKMFWFDHRGRSPIASIQEAEQAAEFKKRWTQFVNVTFQMESTVTRIAYVFYGPYVNVSSCRFIDNSNSGLQISLNVNNTEHVVSVVTDYQNLKTRFDYLGFGGFASVADQVQITQFGLGTQAIVKPERRDRVIFPFGFKFNVAVGLILCISLVILTFQWRFYLSFRKLMRWILILVIALWFVELLDVWSTCTQPICAKWARPEAEASAKAVSPEGHRADLPDVVITSLPGSGAEILKQLFFNSSDFLYIRVPTAYIDIPETDFEIDSFVDACEWKASDVHGVHFRLLRGWLQSLVQDTKLHLQNIHLHEPSRGKLAQYFTTSKDRKRKLKRRESLPEQRSRMKGAFDRDAEYIRALRRHLVHYPSARPVLSLSSGSWTLKLHLFHEVLGPSMRALYVVRDPRAWIYSMLYSSKPSLYSLKNVPEHLAKLFKIEGGKGKCNLNSGYASEYESLRKELSKPRPQAVALLAHVWLANTAAALRINTDLLPTRYQLVKFEDIVHFPQKTTERIFAFLGIPLSPASLNQILFATSTNLFYLPYEGEISPTNTNVWKQSLPRDEIKLIENICWTLMARLGYPKFMD